A genomic region of Pirellulales bacterium contains the following coding sequences:
- a CDS encoding helix-turn-helix transcriptional regulator — protein sequence MPMYKQDDDLVDPDLAPRPVMTVGATIVTGTAGMEVDAHRHRKAQLIYMARGVLKCEVSHGLWIVPPQCALWIPGGTRHSVKGVGILEFYFLFVEPALAPTLPDACCTVSVSPLMRELLLRCARLPTLYPVKGAESRLVTVLLDELAAAPVEKLHLPMPADGGLRRIADGMTADPSDRATVHEWAKRIGVSERTLRRLVLEETGMSFGRWRQQLHIILALQWLSQGASVQSVATDLGYESASSFVVMFRKALGTSPARYMTYRLAGSPVSQ from the coding sequence ATGCCGATGTACAAGCAAGATGACGACCTCGTCGATCCTGACTTGGCGCCTCGGCCGGTGATGACAGTGGGCGCAACTATTGTCACCGGTACCGCAGGGATGGAGGTAGACGCCCACCGCCACCGCAAGGCACAGCTGATCTACATGGCGCGCGGCGTGTTGAAGTGCGAGGTGTCGCACGGTTTGTGGATCGTGCCGCCTCAGTGCGCCCTCTGGATCCCCGGCGGCACGCGGCACAGCGTCAAAGGTGTCGGGATCCTCGAATTCTACTTCCTGTTTGTGGAACCAGCCTTAGCCCCGACCTTGCCGGATGCCTGCTGCACCGTTTCCGTCTCGCCCCTGATGCGCGAACTCCTCCTTCGATGTGCCAGGCTTCCCACTCTGTACCCCGTCAAAGGAGCGGAATCGCGTCTCGTAACGGTGTTGCTCGATGAACTCGCCGCCGCGCCCGTGGAAAAGTTGCATCTCCCGATGCCCGCGGATGGCGGTCTGCGGAGGATTGCAGACGGGATGACAGCCGACCCGTCCGACCGGGCGACCGTGCATGAGTGGGCAAAGCGCATCGGGGTCAGCGAGCGGACCCTCCGCCGACTCGTGCTTGAGGAGACTGGCATGAGTTTCGGTCGTTGGCGGCAGCAGCTTCATATCATCTTGGCCTTGCAATGGCTCTCGCAGGGAGCCTCGGTTCAATCGGTTGCCACCGATCTGGGTTATGAAAGCGCGAGCAGTTTCGTAGTCATGTTCCGCAAAGCATTGGGCACCTCGCCGGCGCGATATATGACATACAGGCTCGCCGGCTCGCCAGTGTCTCAATAG
- a CDS encoding helix-turn-helix domain-containing protein — translation MASWAKRVAMSERSLARLIVAETGMSFGRWRQQLNIILALQWMAKSTSVQQVASDLGYESVGSFVTMFRKALGTSPGRYMSGRLI, via the coding sequence CTGGCATCCTGGGCCAAGCGCGTCGCCATGAGCGAGCGATCACTTGCTCGTCTCATCGTGGCCGAAACAGGCATGAGCTTTGGCCGCTGGCGACAGCAACTCAATATCATTCTCGCACTTCAGTGGATGGCGAAGAGCACGTCCGTCCAGCAGGTTGCCAGTGATCTCGGGTATGAGAGTGTCGGTAGCTTCGTTACGATGTTCCGAAAGGCCTTGGGCACCTCGCCTGGCCGCTATATGTCAGGACGGTTGATCTGA
- a CDS encoding PepSY domain-containing protein, with product MIVTRARAVVSKSSLGQVSLPVEACRTHLDMIHHPSKTGTPMVELQGVPRRKKRLRQSAPEPLPETLHRVIWRWHFYAGLIIAPVLLVIAATGATYIFKDELEPLIYPQLMTVIPLDRRIPYDDQLASVRASFGDEFRVMQVEVPANPKCSVAILGVAGKEFRRLHFNPYSGELLGELGKNNLFSVVLRLHRSLFAGTTGRIITELTTCWTIILLVSGLYLWWPRKRWRLWGVFLPRLWRHPYVILRDLHAVCGFFVLAVAPLIAGTGLLYTYIWGSGYGYAAVKSGAYDIFLHPPQSRSAAEAPRLSVDAVVTIAAGVMPGRTLTVRMPSTPEGAYVVFGNSPRGPSSDGVVVIDHATGEVLMHRANRDYPTLSWWATWNYPLHVGSILGLPTKILWLVACLILMLLPITGVWMWWKRRPSGRTGFPRRPEIPVPRFLVFGIIALGVVLPALGLSIVAILAGEKAVSWMRWTRRSPTSVA from the coding sequence ATGATCGTCACCCGTGCGCGAGCAGTCGTCAGTAAGTCCTCACTGGGACAAGTGTCGCTTCCCGTAGAGGCGTGCCGCACCCACCTCGATATGATCCATCACCCCTCAAAAACTGGCACACCAATGGTGGAATTGCAGGGTGTGCCGCGCCGCAAGAAGCGCCTTCGGCAGTCGGCCCCGGAGCCGCTGCCAGAAACGCTCCATCGGGTAATTTGGCGGTGGCACTTCTATGCGGGACTAATCATCGCGCCTGTTCTGCTTGTGATCGCGGCCACAGGCGCCACCTATATTTTCAAGGACGAATTGGAGCCGCTCATTTATCCGCAACTGATGACAGTCATTCCTCTCGATAGGCGAATCCCCTACGACGATCAATTGGCTTCGGTGCGGGCAAGCTTCGGCGATGAATTTCGAGTAATGCAAGTCGAAGTGCCCGCTAACCCGAAATGCTCTGTAGCCATTTTGGGCGTTGCCGGAAAAGAATTCCGTCGCCTGCATTTCAATCCCTACAGCGGCGAGCTGTTGGGAGAGTTAGGGAAGAATAATCTCTTTAGTGTGGTGCTGCGACTTCATCGGTCGCTCTTTGCCGGCACGACTGGCCGTATCATTACCGAACTGACGACTTGCTGGACGATTATTTTACTTGTCAGCGGCTTATACTTGTGGTGGCCGCGCAAGCGTTGGAGGTTGTGGGGCGTTTTCCTGCCGCGACTGTGGCGACATCCTTATGTGATCCTGCGAGATCTGCACGCCGTATGCGGCTTCTTTGTGCTCGCCGTTGCTCCCCTGATTGCCGGGACAGGGCTGCTCTATACCTATATCTGGGGCTCCGGCTACGGCTATGCGGCCGTGAAGAGCGGGGCCTACGATATCTTTCTTCATCCGCCTCAGTCGCGCTCGGCCGCCGAGGCTCCGCGCTTGTCAGTGGATGCGGTCGTGACGATCGCCGCGGGCGTCATGCCCGGCAGGACGCTCACCGTACGAATGCCCTCAACACCCGAGGGCGCATATGTCGTGTTCGGCAACAGCCCCCGAGGACCTTCGAGTGACGGTGTTGTCGTGATCGATCACGCAACGGGCGAAGTCTTGATGCATCGCGCGAACCGCGATTACCCCACCCTAAGTTGGTGGGCGACTTGGAACTATCCATTACACGTCGGCTCAATTCTCGGCCTACCCACCAAAATTCTTTGGTTGGTGGCCTGCCTGATACTCATGCTGCTTCCCATTACCGGCGTGTGGATGTGGTGGAAACGGCGACCAAGTGGCCGGACCGGTTTCCCGCGCCGGCCGGAAATTCCCGTCCCAAGGTTTTTGGTGTTTGGGATCATCGCGTTGGGCGTGGTGCTGCCGGCTTTGGGCCTCTCGATCGTGGCAATTCTGGCTGGCGAAAAAGCTGTGTCATGGATGCGTTGGACCCGGCGGTCCCCTACATCAGTTGCATGA
- a CDS encoding FAD-dependent monooxygenase, whose protein sequence is MMKNDSNLLVSGASIAGLSTAYWLARYGFKVTVVERAPHLRPGGQALDVRGPGLEVAERMGILATIRDRCTKLTGISQVDSTGKETFRSTERTLTGGRFDSPDVEIMRDDLCKVLYEAVDNIVEYIFDDSVASLTHDESGVDVTFETAAPRRFDLVIGADGLHSRVRKLAFGPEEQFIRRLGNSYVAVFGMPNFLGLDRWEVMYQHEDASVGVGAMVMGLRKDADARTYVGFKSMEPVDYDYRDIEAQKRLVADRVAGGGWVLPQIVEHMLRATDFHFDSISQIRMDRWSRGRIVLVGDAGYSVALATGQSTTVAMVGAYVLAGELATHKDDLVAATVAYENELRDYVLRNQDAALEQNANQETMTSGEPMEAEDGASSDDLPDFGQMVQPFALKSYKEPIGKDCLVRDSIYE, encoded by the coding sequence ATGATGAAGAATGATAGTAACCTACTCGTTTCCGGCGCCAGCATCGCTGGGCTCAGCACCGCTTATTGGCTCGCCCGCTACGGCTTCAAGGTCACGGTGGTCGAGCGTGCGCCGCATCTGCGCCCCGGCGGTCAGGCGCTCGATGTGCGCGGTCCGGGCCTGGAGGTCGCGGAGCGGATGGGTATCCTCGCCACAATTCGCGATCGATGCACGAAACTGACGGGAATCTCGCAGGTCGATTCAACCGGTAAGGAAACCTTCCGGAGCACGGAACGCACTCTTACGGGCGGGCGCTTCGACAGCCCCGATGTCGAGATCATGCGCGATGACCTTTGCAAGGTGCTGTACGAAGCCGTGGACAATATTGTGGAGTATATCTTCGATGATTCTGTCGCGTCGCTCACCCACGACGAGTCGGGTGTTGACGTCACGTTTGAGACAGCCGCGCCTCGCCGCTTCGACCTTGTTATCGGCGCCGACGGATTGCATTCGCGGGTACGGAAGCTTGCTTTCGGCCCCGAAGAGCAGTTCATACGCCGTCTCGGCAACTCTTACGTCGCGGTATTCGGCATGCCGAATTTCCTCGGTCTCGATCGTTGGGAAGTAATGTACCAACACGAAGATGCCTCTGTCGGCGTCGGTGCCATGGTCATGGGCTTGCGAAAGGACGCCGACGCGAGGACGTATGTCGGCTTCAAGTCTATGGAGCCGGTCGACTACGATTACCGCGACATCGAGGCACAGAAACGATTGGTGGCCGACCGCGTCGCTGGCGGAGGATGGGTGCTTCCGCAGATCGTAGAACACATGCTGCGCGCTACCGACTTTCACTTTGATTCGATCAGCCAAATCCGCATGGACCGCTGGTCGCGCGGGCGGATCGTGTTGGTCGGCGATGCCGGCTACAGCGTCGCGCTGGCTACGGGTCAGAGCACGACTGTCGCGATGGTCGGCGCTTACGTCCTGGCCGGTGAGCTAGCCACGCATAAAGATGATTTGGTTGCGGCCACAGTCGCCTATGAGAACGAACTGCGGGACTATGTGCTCCGCAACCAGGACGCCGCATTAGAGCAGAATGCTAATCAGGAAACTATGACATCTGGCGAACCGATGGAAGCGGAAGATGGCGCCTCCTCAGACGATCTTCCGGACTTCGGGCAAATGGTGCAGCCCTTCGCTCTTAAAAGCTACAAAGAACCAATTGGCAAAGATTGTCTGGTCCGAGACTCGATTTATGAATGA
- a CDS encoding class I SAM-dependent methyltransferase yields the protein MDPSLILDPQAARVVERLHVLSNRQVRLRAVTYDVLSLLNRLRGGGAEFSGTSLGKRLLSDKLVALEPEKAALCYLLCRSLKARRIVEAGTSFGVSTIYLACAARDNTRVDGGASVVIGSEHEPVKAATARRNFAEAGVSHLVDLREGDLRETLKDVEEPVDFMLVDIWIPMALPALELIAPKLRPGAVVLCDNTVQYARRYADYLGFVRDPVNGFRSMTLPMKGGLEMSVRVA from the coding sequence GTGGATCCATCGTTGATTCTTGATCCGCAAGCCGCCCGCGTTGTCGAGCGTCTTCATGTGCTAAGCAATCGCCAGGTCCGATTGCGCGCCGTGACCTACGACGTCTTGTCACTACTAAACCGCCTGCGGGGAGGCGGCGCAGAGTTCAGTGGCACGAGCCTGGGAAAAAGACTCTTGAGTGACAAGCTGGTGGCGCTCGAACCGGAGAAGGCGGCGCTGTGCTATCTTCTCTGTCGATCGCTCAAGGCGCGTCGCATTGTCGAAGCAGGCACGTCCTTTGGCGTTTCCACGATCTACCTCGCATGCGCCGCTCGCGATAATACCCGGGTAGACGGCGGCGCATCTGTCGTGATCGGTTCGGAACACGAGCCCGTGAAAGCCGCGACCGCGCGCCGCAACTTTGCGGAAGCAGGTGTGAGTCACCTCGTTGATCTGCGCGAAGGAGATCTGCGCGAAACCCTGAAAGACGTCGAGGAACCAGTAGATTTCATGCTGGTCGATATCTGGATTCCGATGGCGCTTCCAGCTTTGGAATTGATCGCCCCGAAGTTGCGTCCAGGGGCCGTCGTTCTGTGCGACAATACGGTGCAATATGCCCGTCGCTATGCGGACTATCTTGGCTTCGTGCGCGATCCAGTGAACGGTTTTCGGTCTATGACGCTTCCCATGAAAGGCGGCTTGGAAATGTCCGTACGCGTGGCCTGA
- a CDS encoding siderophore-interacting protein produces MNDRRFPVSPESMPPAGKGPGLIESAFQKLFTRQSRVESIEELNAKFRLITLSGDALKKVTWTPGDKLQVQLGGWVQRTYTPLDWISEEGRTRILIYLHADGPGTGWARSLRVGDACTLFGPRRSINLTQLRRPAIFFGDETTFGLARALRSMTRETEGVEFLFEVSTPSESLPALEHLGLTKAQHCVRADGEAHLPELETRMLELLDSHHPAQFVLAGRSTAIQRLRQVLRQRGCYASQFHTRAYWAPGKKGLD; encoded by the coding sequence ATGAATGATCGTCGTTTTCCGGTATCCCCCGAAAGCATGCCACCCGCCGGGAAGGGCCCCGGCCTGATCGAGTCCGCGTTTCAGAAATTGTTCACACGCCAATCGCGCGTGGAGTCGATTGAAGAATTGAACGCGAAATTCCGGCTCATCACACTGAGCGGAGATGCGCTGAAGAAGGTAACCTGGACGCCGGGAGACAAGTTACAGGTCCAGTTGGGCGGCTGGGTCCAGCGTACTTACACTCCGCTAGACTGGATCTCGGAGGAAGGGCGCACGCGGATTCTCATTTACCTCCATGCGGATGGCCCCGGTACAGGTTGGGCACGTTCCCTTCGCGTCGGTGATGCCTGCACCCTCTTCGGACCGCGCAGGTCGATCAATCTGACACAACTCCGCCGGCCCGCCATCTTCTTCGGGGACGAGACGACCTTCGGTCTGGCACGGGCGCTCCGATCGATGACGAGAGAGACAGAGGGCGTCGAATTTCTTTTCGAAGTCTCCACGCCATCCGAATCCCTTCCGGCTCTGGAGCACCTGGGCTTAACCAAAGCCCAGCATTGCGTTCGCGCCGACGGCGAAGCGCACTTACCCGAGCTTGAGACGCGAATGTTAGAACTACTGGATTCGCATCATCCTGCGCAATTCGTGCTCGCCGGGAGATCCACCGCGATTCAAAGACTCCGCCAAGTACTCAGGCAACGGGGTTGTTATGCCTCGCAGTTCCATACCCGGGCTTACTGGGCACCGGGCAAGAAAGGTTTAGATTGA
- a CDS encoding class I SAM-dependent methyltransferase produces the protein MDSLTTAPIADLLKRLFQQAEAADRPLIEAFSEEFSQEQFKTVLENEAKDYKAVYRTYAGNYLNVSPEFGRFLYMCARTRKAKRIVEFGSSFGISTMHLACALRDGGGGELIGTELEATKAAAAKESLAAAGLADLVDIRVGDALETLKDGIGGDVDLVHLDGAFNLYLPVLKLLEPHLKAGALVIGENAVEPGYLDYVRNPQNGYLSVTMPFEAGRGNEFTVVTR, from the coding sequence ATGGATTCACTGACAACCGCCCCGATCGCTGATCTGCTCAAGCGACTGTTCCAGCAGGCCGAAGCGGCGGATCGGCCGCTCATTGAGGCGTTCAGCGAGGAGTTTTCCCAGGAACAATTCAAGACGGTTCTCGAAAACGAGGCGAAGGACTACAAGGCGGTGTACCGGACCTATGCGGGTAACTATCTGAACGTCTCGCCCGAGTTCGGGAGATTCCTCTATATGTGCGCCCGCACGCGCAAGGCCAAGCGGATCGTCGAATTCGGCTCGTCATTCGGCATCTCTACCATGCACCTCGCGTGTGCGCTCCGCGACGGCGGCGGCGGCGAGTTGATCGGGACCGAGTTGGAAGCTACGAAGGCCGCTGCTGCGAAAGAAAGCCTGGCCGCCGCTGGCCTCGCTGACCTCGTGGACATCCGCGTTGGCGATGCACTCGAAACGCTAAAGGATGGCATCGGTGGGGATGTGGACTTGGTCCACCTCGACGGGGCGTTCAATCTTTACCTGCCTGTCCTCAAGTTGTTGGAACCTCACCTGAAGGCAGGCGCCCTCGTGATCGGCGAGAACGCAGTTGAGCCGGGATATCTCGACTATGTGCGCAACCCTCAGAACGGCTACCTCTCCGTGACCATGCCATTCGAGGCGGGGCGCGGCAACGAGTTCACGGTAGTAACACGGTGA
- a CDS encoding alpha/beta hydrolase-fold protein, translating to MPFAVHTLFPWCFLLFFVTMSAAQESAPKPQAEQPVTTPVAVEPAIIPRSHQFSLRSRDGTREYRIQVAEPKSGPPKSGYPVVYALDGNAVFGTFAETARVQRRGVLIVGIGYPSDAPFDAAREYDFTPLRTTKDDDSDSAPKTGGQEEFLSFIQEVLKPAIEQRFKVNRSRQTLFGHSLGGLFVLHVLYTRPDTFHTYAAGSPSMWWNDQAILAEERAFFEKKGAKADLFLFIGDRDARHMVHDATRLSERLTPLTAYGTRVYFQVFESEDHVSVLPAAISRAFRLAADN from the coding sequence ATGCCGTTCGCTGTCCATACTCTATTTCCCTGGTGCTTTTTGCTGTTCTTCGTTACCATGAGCGCGGCGCAGGAATCAGCGCCAAAGCCACAGGCCGAGCAGCCTGTGACAACACCCGTGGCTGTTGAGCCGGCGATCATACCTCGCTCACACCAGTTCAGCCTCCGGTCTCGCGATGGAACCCGCGAGTACCGGATTCAAGTAGCCGAGCCAAAGTCCGGACCACCGAAGTCGGGATATCCGGTCGTTTATGCGCTCGACGGCAATGCGGTCTTTGGCACGTTTGCGGAAACGGCCCGCGTCCAGCGTCGTGGAGTCCTGATCGTAGGCATCGGTTATCCCTCGGACGCCCCTTTCGATGCGGCCCGTGAATATGATTTCACTCCTCTGCGAACGACCAAGGATGACGACAGCGATTCTGCACCGAAGACGGGAGGGCAGGAAGAGTTCCTGAGTTTCATCCAGGAGGTGCTCAAGCCGGCAATCGAGCAGCGTTTTAAGGTCAACCGGTCACGGCAGACGTTGTTCGGCCATTCCTTGGGCGGACTGTTCGTGCTGCATGTTCTCTACACTCGTCCCGATACATTCCATACTTATGCGGCCGGCAGCCCTTCAATGTGGTGGAACGATCAGGCCATTTTGGCCGAGGAACGCGCTTTCTTCGAGAAAAAGGGGGCCAAGGCCGACCTCTTTTTGTTCATCGGCGATCGGGACGCTCGGCACATGGTTCACGACGCAACCCGATTGTCGGAGCGATTGACGCCGCTCACGGCGTATGGAACCCGCGTTTATTTTCAAGTATTCGAGAGCGAAGATCATGTGTCGGTCCTGCCGGCAGCCATCAGCCGGGCTTTCCGGCTCGCTGCAGATAACTAG
- a CDS encoding PEP-CTERM sorting domain-containing protein, translating into MRSSLISKTSASRIVLSGCFGAALLLLASSAQAATLVAPAFFGQPNTTYQEWDGFSTTTGPNPATNVNNPYGTPNWFDTTAATDGAFVIGTPPAAHIYSFSGVLNLEVDVPTPTLGPGAMTTIVLQAEALGDPLSQSLFGVSYAGLVGGPLQPTHITEVNEGAASGGFGGGDFYYLVEWDNVPAASSYAITYSPGDVSSSQLSARVDTSTAVPEPGSLLLAGLGGLALAAVQYRRNRRQVTKR; encoded by the coding sequence ATGCGTTCTTCCCTGATTTCAAAAACATCCGCTTCGCGGATTGTCCTCTCCGGTTGCTTCGGCGCGGCTTTGCTTCTGTTAGCGAGTAGCGCGCAAGCGGCGACACTGGTTGCCCCCGCCTTTTTCGGACAGCCGAATACGACCTACCAGGAATGGGATGGATTCAGTACCACAACTGGCCCAAACCCGGCAACAAACGTCAACAATCCGTATGGCACGCCAAATTGGTTCGATACGACCGCGGCCACCGACGGCGCGTTCGTCATTGGGACACCGCCGGCCGCTCACATCTATTCGTTCAGTGGCGTCCTGAATCTCGAAGTCGACGTGCCGACACCAACGTTGGGTCCGGGAGCCATGACTACGATCGTGCTTCAGGCCGAAGCGCTCGGAGATCCGCTTAGCCAGTCGCTCTTTGGCGTCAGCTACGCTGGCCTCGTCGGAGGCCCGTTGCAACCGACGCACATCACGGAAGTCAATGAAGGCGCTGCCAGCGGCGGTTTTGGCGGTGGTGATTTTTACTACCTGGTGGAGTGGGACAATGTCCCCGCTGCGTCCAGTTATGCCATCACCTACTCACCGGGAGACGTTTCTTCGAGCCAACTGTCGGCGCGCGTAGACACGTCGACCGCGGTGCCTGAACCCGGCTCATTATTGCTGGCCGGTTTGGGAGGCCTGGCGCTCGCGGCCGTGCAGTATCGGCGGAACCGCCGGCAGGTCACGAAGCGTTAA
- a CDS encoding isoprenylcysteine carboxylmethyltransferase family protein has product MTHFEWTFLAEFTALMVLRFWFARPMRAKRVVRRQLDVTERTLLSATFAGMMFMPLIYFCTSWLDFADYRPLVWLGWAGVPCAVLAVLMFWRSHADLGANWSPTLEIREQHSLVDSEVYRYVRHPMYVSIWLWVISQLL; this is encoded by the coding sequence ATGACTCACTTCGAGTGGACCTTCCTAGCCGAGTTCACGGCACTGATGGTGCTGCGATTCTGGTTTGCCCGGCCGATGCGTGCCAAACGCGTCGTGAGGCGCCAACTTGACGTCACAGAGCGGACGCTCTTATCGGCCACTTTCGCGGGCATGATGTTCATGCCGCTCATTTACTTCTGCACTTCCTGGCTGGATTTTGCCGACTACCGACCACTCGTGTGGCTAGGATGGGCTGGTGTCCCTTGCGCGGTGCTCGCAGTTCTCATGTTTTGGCGATCGCACGCCGACCTGGGAGCGAATTGGTCTCCCACCTTGGAGATCCGTGAGCAACACTCGCTCGTTGACTCAGAAGTCTATCGCTATGTGCGTCACCCAATGTATGTCTCGATTTGGCTATGGGTGATCAGTCAGCTCTTGTAA
- a CDS encoding serine hydrolase domain-containing protein, producing MTAAIPALAGERTTVPAAKIDAIFAQWDTTHSPGVVLAIIQDGAIVYQRGYGMANLEQDVPLSPDSVFYIASTSKQFTATSMALLARQGKVSLDDDVRKYITELPDYGATITIRHLIHHTSGLRDYLTLNSIGGRTTSGLTNDDAVRLIARQKELNARPGEEYSYSNSGYVLMSTIIKRASGKSLREFSDEFIFRPLGMTHSLFRDDRSMIIKRRVTGYAPAPGGFRTDDSDIETTGGGNVWTTVGDLLLWDRSFYDNRLGDGLTKQLLSPGKLADGRVLDYAYGLHVDKYKGFTRVEHGGAFAGFRSEMIRFPEQRLTVICLANLGSIEPEALSLQVADLYLADSIPAQPAVAADLSPVKLTADDLAAFAGSYRDPRDGSLWTFIVDDDVLQLERFGPFRIAMLPTGEAGFRDKDGRRNLVCTFIPPQDAKPGQVRVQIDGGTARTFEAVKLASPTPDELQAYAGSYFSPEAEATLTLIFDEGRLKLDAPARPREPLKAGASDEFLGSIGTLQFERNSSNQVTGFRYNLPRVRKLQFNRR from the coding sequence GTGACTGCCGCAATTCCGGCCTTGGCCGGCGAGCGCACTACTGTGCCTGCCGCGAAGATCGATGCCATCTTTGCGCAGTGGGATACAACCCACTCGCCGGGCGTCGTCTTGGCTATCATTCAGGACGGCGCCATCGTGTACCAACGCGGTTATGGGATGGCCAATCTTGAACAAGACGTGCCGCTATCGCCAGACTCGGTGTTCTACATCGCCTCGACGTCTAAGCAGTTTACTGCGACCAGCATGGCGCTCCTTGCGCGACAAGGAAAAGTGTCGCTGGATGACGACGTGCGAAAGTACATCACGGAGCTTCCCGATTACGGCGCGACGATCACGATTCGCCATCTCATTCATCACACCAGCGGGCTGCGCGACTATCTGACACTGAATTCAATCGGGGGGCGCACAACGAGCGGCCTTACGAATGACGACGCCGTGCGGTTGATCGCCAGGCAAAAGGAACTTAATGCGCGGCCGGGCGAGGAGTATTCCTACTCAAATTCCGGCTACGTTCTGATGTCCACCATTATCAAGCGCGCCAGCGGCAAGTCGCTGCGCGAGTTTTCCGACGAGTTCATCTTTCGGCCGCTGGGGATGACGCATTCGCTCTTTCGCGACGACCGCTCGATGATCATCAAGCGTCGCGTAACGGGATATGCCCCAGCGCCCGGTGGTTTCCGAACCGACGATTCCGACATCGAGACCACCGGGGGCGGAAACGTGTGGACCACGGTCGGCGACCTTTTGCTATGGGATCGCAGCTTTTATGACAATCGATTGGGAGATGGGTTGACCAAACAGTTACTCTCGCCTGGAAAACTCGCCGACGGGCGGGTGCTAGACTATGCTTATGGTCTGCACGTCGATAAGTACAAAGGATTCACTCGCGTGGAACACGGCGGTGCCTTTGCCGGTTTTCGTTCCGAGATGATCCGGTTTCCCGAACAACGGCTGACCGTCATCTGCTTGGCCAATCTGGGAAGTATCGAACCCGAGGCCCTATCTCTGCAAGTTGCCGACCTCTATTTGGCCGACAGTATCCCAGCGCAACCCGCAGTGGCGGCTGATCTGTCACCAGTCAAGCTTACCGCCGATGACCTGGCCGCATTTGCCGGTTCCTACCGCGATCCGCGGGATGGTAGCTTGTGGACCTTCATCGTCGATGATGATGTTCTGCAGTTAGAACGCTTTGGCCCATTTCGCATTGCCATGCTGCCGACGGGCGAAGCAGGCTTCCGCGACAAAGACGGGAGGCGAAATCTGGTATGCACTTTTATTCCACCGCAGGACGCTAAGCCGGGCCAGGTTCGTGTTCAGATCGACGGGGGAACCGCGCGCACTTTTGAAGCAGTAAAGCTGGCATCGCCCACGCCTGACGAACTGCAAGCCTATGCCGGATCCTATTTCAGCCCCGAGGCGGAGGCGACATTAACTTTAATATTTGACGAGGGGCGGCTGAAACTCGACGCCCCTGCTCGCCCACGGGAACCCTTAAAAGCAGGCGCTTCAGACGAGTTTCTCGGAAGCATTGGGACGCTGCAGTTTGAGCGCAACTCCTCGAATCAAGTGACGGGATTTCGGTACAACCTTCCACGTGTTCGAAAACTACAGTTTAACCGCCGATAG